A genomic stretch from uncultured Pseudodesulfovibrio sp. includes:
- a CDS encoding homoserine O-acetyltransferase: protein MSEYIEHNPDGPSVGLVKKETFTFDEDGAGLTLDSGRTLPSVTLAYETCGTLNQDKSNAILVCHALTGDSHVAGYYNEEDPKPGWWDLMVGPGKPIDTDKYFIICSNTIGGCMGSTGPATLNPETNHPYGTTFPVVTIGDMVRCQRRLIDHLGIDTLLAVAGGSVGGMQVLEWSVRYPDRVRAALPLATTTKHSAQAIAFNEVARQAIMADPTWNKGDYYKTGRPEHGLAVARMVGHITYLSDESMRHKFDRRLQDRVELSFDFEANFQVESYLRYQGNKFVDRFDANSFLYLTKAADYFNLENQHGDGSLVSAFSRASCRYLVISFTSDWLYPTYQSKAMVKAMKKNGLDVSFCEIEAPWGHDAFLLPNDRLNGLLSGFLNRVSNDITGGN from the coding sequence ATGAGCGAATACATTGAACACAACCCTGACGGGCCATCCGTGGGATTGGTCAAAAAAGAGACTTTCACCTTTGACGAAGACGGTGCCGGGCTGACACTGGACTCGGGACGCACCCTTCCGTCGGTGACGCTTGCCTACGAGACCTGCGGCACCCTGAACCAGGACAAATCCAACGCCATCCTCGTCTGCCATGCCCTGACAGGCGACTCGCATGTGGCCGGATATTACAACGAAGAAGATCCCAAACCCGGCTGGTGGGATCTCATGGTCGGTCCCGGCAAGCCCATCGACACAGACAAATATTTCATTATCTGTTCCAACACCATTGGCGGCTGCATGGGGTCCACAGGCCCGGCAACGCTCAACCCCGAAACGAATCACCCGTACGGTACAACATTTCCGGTCGTCACTATCGGCGACATGGTGCGATGCCAGCGGCGGCTTATTGATCATCTCGGCATCGACACCCTGCTGGCGGTAGCCGGCGGCTCCGTCGGCGGCATGCAGGTTCTCGAATGGTCCGTGCGATACCCTGACCGGGTCCGCGCAGCCCTGCCGCTTGCCACCACCACCAAGCATTCGGCACAGGCCATTGCCTTCAACGAGGTAGCCCGTCAGGCCATCATGGCCGACCCCACATGGAACAAGGGTGACTATTACAAAACAGGCCGCCCTGAACACGGTTTGGCCGTGGCCCGTATGGTCGGACACATCACCTACCTTTCTGATGAATCCATGCGCCACAAGTTCGACCGTCGCCTTCAGGACCGCGTGGAACTTTCTTTCGATTTCGAAGCGAATTTTCAGGTCGAAAGCTACCTGCGATATCAAGGCAACAAATTCGTAGACCGATTCGACGCCAATTCATTTCTCTATCTGACCAAGGCCGCTGATTATTTCAATCTGGAGAACCAGCACGGCGACGGCTCACTCGTTTCCGCGTTTTCCCGTGCATCCTGCCGCTATCTGGTCATCTCCTTTACCTCGGACTGGCTCTATCCCACCTATCAATCCAAGGCCATGGTCAAAGCCATGAAAAAGAACGGGCTGGATGTCAGTTTCTGCGAGATCGAAGCCCCATGGGGCCACGATGCATTCCTGCTGCCCAATGATCGACTCAACGGACTGCTTTCCGGCTTTCTCAACCGGGTCAGCAACGATATTACAGGGGGCAACTAA
- the metW gene encoding methionine biosynthesis protein MetW → MRFDLQVIASWIEPGSKVLDLGCRTGSLLNYLTQEKHIIGTGIEIDEDAAGQAIAKGLSVIHGDIYEELEDYPDNAFDYVILSQALMQVSDPETCIRDMLRVGKLGIVSFPNFTHYKNRLQMFFTGRAPMSKELPYEWYNTPNIRVIPIIDFRRFCAGMNVPIVKEVAISTYHHDEKGRVITFLPNLFATFGIFMLGQSKG, encoded by the coding sequence ATGCGATTTGATCTTCAGGTTATTGCCTCATGGATAGAACCGGGCAGCAAGGTTCTCGACCTCGGTTGCCGGACTGGCTCCCTGCTCAACTATCTGACGCAGGAGAAACACATCATCGGCACCGGCATAGAAATCGACGAGGACGCCGCAGGACAGGCCATAGCAAAAGGATTGTCCGTCATTCACGGCGACATCTACGAAGAACTCGAAGATTACCCGGACAATGCCTTCGACTATGTCATCCTGTCCCAGGCACTCATGCAGGTGTCCGACCCAGAAACCTGTATCCGTGACATGCTCCGGGTCGGCAAACTCGGGATTGTTTCGTTCCCCAATTTTACCCACTACAAAAACCGCCTCCAAATGTTCTTCACCGGACGAGCGCCCATGTCCAAGGAATTGCCCTATGAATGGTACAACACCCCCAACATTCGGGTCATACCCATCATCGATTTCCGCAGGTTCTGCGCAGGCATGAACGTGCCTATCGTCAAGGAGGTTGCCATCTCCACATACCACCACGATGAAAAAGGCCGAGTCATCACCTTCCTGCCCAACCTCTTCGCAACTTTCGGCATTTTCATGCTCGGACAAAGCAAGGGATAG
- a CDS encoding Hsp20/alpha crystallin family protein, translating into MMKDLLPHKGKGSLLKRRNPSVFDLMESFWNQPLTNFDRFAFETDEFPSIDVSENEKEIKVTAELPGLEPKDIDVSVAQGCLTIKGEKKFEDEEKKENYHRRECSYGCFQRSVTLPANIDESKIDATYKNGKRQPAQNQNQIITFQQSETASPFFQ; encoded by the coding sequence ATGATGAAAGATTTGTTGCCACACAAAGGAAAGGGCTCTCTGCTCAAACGCCGGAACCCGAGTGTTTTTGATCTCATGGAAAGTTTTTGGAATCAACCCTTAACAAATTTTGACAGGTTCGCTTTTGAAACAGACGAATTCCCTTCAATAGATGTGAGCGAGAATGAAAAGGAAATCAAAGTCACAGCGGAATTGCCCGGGCTGGAGCCAAAAGATATTGATGTGTCCGTTGCACAAGGCTGTCTAACCATCAAAGGAGAAAAGAAATTCGAAGATGAAGAAAAAAAAGAAAACTACCATCGCAGAGAGTGCAGCTATGGATGTTTTCAACGTTCAGTCACCTTGCCTGCAAATATCGATGAATCAAAAATCGACGCGACGTACAAAAACGGAAAAAGACAACCCGCTCAAAATCAAAATCAAATCATAACGTTCCAACAATCAGAAACCGCTTCGCCTTTCTTCCAATGA
- a CDS encoding glycosyltransferase family 4 protein: MKTESKKKTLGMVLKGYPRISETFISNEIRLLEEMGFNIHIYSMRAPRENFSHKSIEAIKAKVTYLPSSMVWGLPALLWYNIRLFCKMPKRYRECLRLMKARFALAPKKYTWVKHMLQAGYIMQKSVLDDGVDLAHMHGHFAHTPTTVTMYAAFLADIPFSFTAHAKDIYTQDPRRIQDKVDRAKFVVTCTKYNAEHLEKTVGGRKPIHCVYHGINLDLFSPNGRGTKARTPYQILTVARFVEKKGLDTVLMALAKLRSEGLDFRYTLVGEGKARFNRKIEKLIKDLGLSDVTTLTGTITHDDVIELLGSSDCFTLGCREAKDGDRDGIPNVVAESMATGVPVTATDVSGVPELVVHEETGLLCPSDDVDALADIIRRSLTDDELRARIIPAANETVHELFNNKKLIRTLGEIYKSHGVPCSK, encoded by the coding sequence ATGAAGACCGAATCCAAAAAGAAAACCCTTGGCATGGTGCTCAAGGGGTATCCGCGCATTTCCGAGACGTTTATTTCCAACGAGATTCGCTTGCTTGAAGAGATGGGATTCAACATCCATATCTATTCCATGCGTGCCCCTCGTGAAAATTTTTCTCACAAGTCCATAGAGGCGATCAAGGCCAAGGTGACGTATCTGCCTTCTTCCATGGTCTGGGGACTTCCGGCCCTGCTTTGGTATAATATCCGCCTTTTCTGCAAGATGCCCAAGCGATACAGGGAATGTCTGAGGCTCATGAAGGCCCGTTTCGCCCTGGCTCCCAAGAAATACACTTGGGTCAAACATATGCTCCAGGCTGGATATATCATGCAGAAATCCGTGCTCGACGATGGCGTGGATCTGGCGCATATGCACGGCCATTTCGCGCACACGCCGACCACGGTCACCATGTACGCCGCTTTTCTCGCCGATATTCCATTTTCCTTCACGGCCCACGCCAAAGATATTTATACTCAGGACCCACGCCGTATTCAGGACAAGGTGGATCGAGCCAAGTTCGTTGTCACCTGCACCAAATACAATGCCGAACATCTTGAAAAAACTGTGGGTGGCAGGAAGCCTATTCATTGCGTTTACCACGGCATAAATCTTGACCTGTTTTCTCCCAATGGGCGCGGTACCAAAGCCAGGACGCCGTATCAGATCCTGACGGTTGCCCGGTTCGTGGAAAAGAAAGGGTTGGATACCGTGCTCATGGCACTTGCCAAGCTGCGCAGTGAAGGCCTTGATTTCCGCTATACGCTGGTGGGCGAAGGCAAGGCCAGATTCAACCGTAAGATCGAAAAGCTGATTAAGGATCTCGGTCTGAGTGATGTCACGACGCTGACCGGCACCATTACCCACGACGACGTCATCGAATTGCTCGGTTCGTCTGATTGCTTCACGCTTGGTTGTCGTGAGGCCAAAGATGGAGACCGGGATGGTATTCCCAATGTGGTGGCAGAATCCATGGCTACGGGTGTTCCCGTGACAGCGACAGACGTGTCCGGCGTTCCCGAACTGGTCGTCCATGAAGAGACCGGCTTGCTCTGTCCTTCTGATGACGTTGACGCTCTCGCCGACATTATTCGCCGGTCACTCACCGACGACGAATTGCGTGCCCGGATTATTCCCGCCGCCAACGAGACCGTGCATGAACTCTTCAACAACAAGAAGCTCATCCGCACGCTGGGTGAAATTTATAAGTCACACGGCGTTCCCTGTTCTAAGTAG
- a CDS encoding glycosyltransferase: MESKAYNILMYSHDTYGLGHIRRTMAIARNLVAQDVNILIVTGSPIVGRYTMPKGIDFVRMPGMIKKTNAIYVPHSIKVDPKIAISIRKNIISATAKAFKPDLFVVDKVPTGLKGEVLPTLKWIKKNLPCTRVVLGLRDILDDAESTRADWKRKQFPEVLRDLYSEIWVYGYKAMYDPIVEYAFPDDIAEKTVFTGYIPRKVPRTRKVKRKHKQVVVTIGGGGDGYNVLDTYLKMLETNGTVDFKTLMITGPFLSPERLDELADRARALKVQIKPFVRNMEKRMAKADLVVSMGGYNSMCEIMSLKKPALIIPRDNPRQEQLIRATVFKKRGLCDFIKWSDVSPEIMREKINNLLEDPSSYTAELETFAMTGLEVMRERLEYFREHCFAEELAEGNSERDSS; this comes from the coding sequence ATGGAATCGAAAGCATATAATATACTGATGTATTCCCACGACACCTATGGTCTGGGACATATCCGACGCACCATGGCCATCGCCAGGAATCTGGTGGCACAGGATGTGAATATTCTCATTGTTACAGGTTCCCCCATTGTCGGGCGATACACCATGCCCAAGGGCATTGATTTTGTTCGCATGCCCGGCATGATCAAGAAAACCAACGCCATATACGTTCCCCATTCCATCAAGGTCGATCCGAAGATCGCCATCTCCATCCGTAAAAATATCATCTCGGCCACGGCCAAGGCTTTCAAGCCGGATCTTTTTGTCGTCGACAAGGTGCCTACCGGCCTCAAGGGCGAAGTTCTGCCCACCCTGAAATGGATTAAGAAGAATCTGCCGTGTACCCGTGTGGTTCTTGGGCTGCGTGATATTCTGGATGATGCCGAGTCCACCCGTGCCGACTGGAAGCGCAAGCAGTTCCCCGAGGTTCTGCGCGATCTCTATTCCGAAATCTGGGTTTACGGCTACAAGGCCATGTATGACCCGATTGTCGAATACGCCTTTCCGGACGATATAGCGGAAAAGACGGTCTTCACCGGATATATCCCGCGCAAGGTGCCTCGTACCCGCAAGGTCAAGCGCAAGCACAAGCAGGTGGTGGTCACCATCGGTGGTGGCGGTGACGGTTACAACGTGCTGGATACCTATCTCAAGATGCTTGAGACGAACGGAACCGTTGATTTCAAGACGCTCATGATTACCGGCCCGTTCCTTTCGCCTGAACGGCTGGACGAACTGGCAGACCGCGCCCGTGCGCTCAAGGTCCAGATCAAGCCGTTTGTGCGCAACATGGAAAAACGCATGGCCAAAGCCGATCTGGTGGTGTCCATGGGCGGATACAACTCCATGTGCGAGATCATGTCCCTGAAAAAGCCTGCTCTGATCATCCCCCGCGACAATCCGCGTCAGGAACAGCTTATCCGCGCCACGGTTTTCAAGAAGCGCGGGCTGTGTGATTTCATTAAGTGGAGCGATGTTTCACCTGAAATCATGCGGGAAAAGATCAATAATCTTCTGGAAGACCCATCCTCATACACCGCCGAACTCGAAACGTTTGCCATGACCGGCCTGGAAGTTATGCGTGAACGGCTCGAATATTTCCGAGAGCACTGCTTCGCAGAAGAGCTGGCTGAAGGAAACAGCGAAAGAGACTCCTCATAA
- a CDS encoding radical SAM protein, whose protein sequence is MTRKCNFRCEYCYFPHDNTPVTETLPASRIKAFLDATGETWKVGLTGGEPFIYPNFVDVCEVLASSHIIGVDTNLSVSSKVKEFAERIDPERVHNLYVALHIEERERVKGVDAFIRNAQLLMDKGFEIIVNYVVHPTLEDRFQADCDFYASHGITITPRPFRGEHEGRRYPEAYGDRAQAVFGDHPEQGKKVAFNFYGVPCSAGRTLLRMEPDGTVFRCPGDKTVLGNVMDEVTLFEGYEPCIKKRCPCRGLDHVQLTEFEAHMVDGVQYAVVADNEQSRAAFELAAALLPGDPCAENNLGVLAWRQGDREEALRHFDSALRSVPDNTLYVSNRDGAEAAQDAFDPQICLDVNSDLKK, encoded by the coding sequence ATGACGCGGAAGTGTAACTTTCGCTGTGAATACTGCTATTTCCCACACGACAACACGCCTGTGACGGAGACTCTTCCAGCCTCGCGTATCAAGGCGTTTCTCGATGCCACCGGGGAGACCTGGAAGGTCGGGCTGACCGGTGGCGAACCCTTTATCTATCCGAATTTCGTGGATGTCTGTGAAGTCTTGGCGTCTTCGCACATCATAGGTGTGGACACCAACCTGTCCGTATCCTCTAAGGTCAAAGAATTTGCCGAACGGATTGACCCGGAACGGGTGCATAACCTTTATGTAGCTTTGCATATCGAGGAGCGGGAACGGGTCAAGGGCGTTGACGCGTTCATCCGGAACGCGCAGCTTCTCATGGACAAGGGATTTGAGATAATCGTCAATTACGTGGTCCACCCGACGCTCGAAGACCGGTTTCAGGCAGATTGCGATTTCTACGCCAGCCACGGTATAACCATCACCCCTCGGCCCTTCAGGGGTGAGCATGAGGGACGCCGTTATCCCGAAGCGTATGGTGACCGGGCACAGGCTGTTTTCGGAGACCACCCGGAGCAGGGTAAAAAAGTAGCGTTCAATTTTTATGGCGTCCCTTGTTCTGCTGGACGGACCTTACTGCGCATGGAGCCGGACGGAACTGTCTTCCGTTGCCCCGGTGACAAGACCGTGCTCGGTAATGTCATGGATGAGGTGACGCTTTTTGAGGGGTATGAACCCTGTATCAAGAAACGATGCCCATGTCGCGGACTGGATCATGTGCAGTTGACCGAGTTTGAAGCGCATATGGTGGATGGTGTTCAGTATGCCGTGGTCGCGGATAACGAACAGTCCCGGGCGGCGTTCGAGCTGGCTGCGGCACTGTTACCAGGTGATCCGTGTGCAGAGAACAATCTTGGTGTCTTGGCCTGGCGCCAGGGTGATCGTGAGGAAGCTCTTCGTCATTTTGACAGTGCGCTCAGGAGCGTTCCTGACAATACGCTTTATGTCAGCAACCGTGATGGGGCAGAGGCCGCACAGGATGCTTTCGATCCGCAAATCTGCCTGGATGTGAATTCCGATTTGAAAAAGTAG
- a CDS encoding polysaccharide deacetylase family protein — protein MTHDTLNIFLQELEAWKRAGMTAELWWRDDDAAEPTVELDRLIRISDQYGVPCGLATVPAKTGEPMRKTVSGASHIWILQHGYAHTNHAPSGSGMGAWELGLHRPKSVVLDELRDGMLKLSQLFKSRFVPVLVPPWNRIDPELLFYLPVMGFRGLSASYKRHRPVPPDDLRVADAHCDVLSWKGEKAHFAGQEKCIHALVSHLKDKRTGVADENEPTCLLTHHLEMDQDAWQFVEDIFALTTVHTGVTWLVPADIWPQQK, from the coding sequence ATGACCCATGACACACTGAATATATTTCTGCAGGAACTCGAGGCCTGGAAACGCGCCGGTATGACGGCCGAACTCTGGTGGCGAGACGATGATGCAGCAGAACCCACCGTAGAGCTGGACCGACTCATCCGTATCAGTGACCAGTACGGCGTGCCGTGCGGTCTGGCGACAGTCCCGGCCAAGACAGGTGAACCGATGCGCAAGACCGTCTCGGGCGCGTCGCATATCTGGATTCTCCAGCATGGTTACGCCCACACAAATCATGCACCGTCCGGCTCAGGTATGGGCGCCTGGGAATTGGGCCTGCACCGACCGAAATCCGTAGTGCTCGACGAGTTACGCGATGGCATGCTCAAACTCAGCCAGCTTTTCAAAAGCCGGTTTGTTCCGGTTTTGGTACCACCATGGAACCGCATCGACCCGGAACTCCTGTTCTACCTGCCAGTCATGGGCTTTCGTGGCCTGTCCGCCAGCTACAAGCGCCATCGTCCCGTGCCGCCGGACGATCTGCGCGTTGCAGACGCTCATTGCGATGTTCTGAGTTGGAAAGGGGAAAAAGCACACTTCGCAGGGCAGGAAAAATGCATTCACGCTCTGGTCAGCCACCTGAAAGATAAACGTACAGGTGTGGCTGATGAAAACGAGCCTACCTGCCTGCTCACCCACCACCTCGAAATGGACCAGGATGCATGGCAATTCGTTGAAGACATCTTCGCCTTGACCACCGTTCATACTGGCGTTACATGGCTTGTTCCGGCTGATATATGGCCGCAACAAAAATAG
- a CDS encoding GNAT family N-acetyltransferase — protein sequence MTAILRRATPNDFDAICALLTKYMNPAFPPKRWRALFTHGWCSGKPDFGIVAEDKGNIVGFHGHICSHRIIDGYWERFTNFTSWYILKEYRKNGLGSKMLEMATADPETTYTVFSLSPKRIEFFKSLGMSVLEEERLLWRKTGKSYENLELIVDPAKIRSHSAPDDLPFFDDHVPLRVMPVLVTTRCSQCLLLLSRTVKHGDRVYYDVLYRSNPELFTKRAQDIAEALLPDNECVLAADRRFVEDDGPGAEVEVIKSPRFYKSSRVHPRDIDLTYSELSLLGLKLD from the coding sequence ATGACCGCCATACTGCGTCGAGCCACGCCGAACGATTTTGACGCCATCTGCGCCTTACTGACCAAGTACATGAACCCCGCCTTCCCTCCAAAGCGTTGGCGAGCACTTTTTACCCACGGCTGGTGTTCGGGCAAACCGGACTTCGGCATCGTGGCCGAAGACAAGGGAAATATTGTCGGCTTTCACGGCCACATCTGCTCCCACCGCATTATTGATGGGTACTGGGAACGTTTCACCAACTTCACCTCCTGGTACATTCTCAAGGAATACCGGAAAAACGGCCTGGGGAGCAAAATGCTCGAAATGGCCACAGCAGACCCGGAAACGACCTACACCGTCTTCTCCCTGTCTCCCAAACGGATCGAATTTTTCAAATCTCTTGGAATGAGTGTCCTCGAAGAAGAACGCCTGCTCTGGCGTAAGACAGGTAAATCATATGAGAACCTGGAGTTGATTGTCGATCCGGCTAAGATCCGCTCCCATTCCGCTCCTGACGACCTGCCGTTCTTCGACGACCACGTCCCCCTGCGAGTCATGCCGGTACTGGTAACCACTCGCTGCTCTCAATGCCTGCTCCTTCTCTCCAGAACCGTGAAACACGGTGATCGCGTCTATTATGACGTGCTGTACCGAAGCAACCCGGAGCTGTTTACCAAACGCGCGCAGGATATTGCGGAAGCCCTGCTTCCCGACAACGAGTGTGTGTTGGCAGCCGACCGACGATTCGTGGAAGACGACGGCCCCGGAGCTGAAGTGGAGGTCATCAAATCTCCACGCTTCTACAAATCTTCCCGCGTGCATCCCCGCGATATCGACCTGACATATTCCGAGCTGTCACTTCTCGGATTGAAACTCGACTAG
- a CDS encoding WbuC family cupin fold metalloprotein — MLKIHGQDIFLPMTENSTDYPLAMDTPETDVTPLSLTMVGALLAQSREAPRKRMLQTLHTSHDALAHRMFNAMQPGTYIMPHRHLDPPKDETILVMAGSLIFVQFTDEGVVENTILLQPGTENFGIDVAPHIYHTFIPLKQDTLVFETKTGPYEPDSDKNVPDWAPREGSPEAEPYLLELIKSLAEKANAAVDQMNAEKATTE; from the coding sequence TTGCTGAAAATCCATGGGCAGGATATCTTCCTGCCCATGACAGAAAACTCTACTGACTATCCCCTGGCTATGGATACGCCCGAAACCGACGTTACACCTCTGAGCCTGACCATGGTCGGAGCCCTGCTCGCGCAGTCCAGAGAAGCGCCGCGCAAACGGATGCTGCAAACGCTGCACACCTCGCATGACGCCCTTGCCCACCGCATGTTCAACGCCATGCAACCCGGCACATACATCATGCCCCACCGGCATCTTGACCCGCCCAAGGACGAAACCATTCTTGTGATGGCAGGCTCCCTGATCTTCGTACAGTTCACTGACGAAGGCGTTGTCGAAAACACCATTCTGCTCCAGCCCGGCACAGAAAACTTCGGCATTGATGTGGCACCGCACATTTATCACACATTCATTCCGCTGAAACAGGACACCCTGGTCTTCGAGACCAAGACCGGACCCTATGAGCCGGACTCCGACAAGAACGTTCCTGACTGGGCTCCCCGGGAAGGCTCCCCAGAGGCCGAGCCGTATCTGCTAGAGCTGATCAAATCGCTGGCCGAAAAGGCCAATGCTGCCGTGGATCAGATGAATGCGGAGAAAGCCACCACTGAATAA
- a CDS encoding DMT family transporter yields MNSRTFRADILLFVTAAIWGLAFVAQCVGMEHVGPLTFNGIRFALGALALLPLILYLEKSRPDTQAKTDTKTMVIGGGILGLVLFCGASLQQVGLAGPQLATFGLEASTAGKAGFITGLYVVFVPIFGLFLLQKTGWGTWIGAAMAVVGMYLLSVTSGLSISFGDLLILIGAVFWAAHVLIIGKLSPGLNAVDAIKLSTVQFAACAVLSLIGAIATEEITMTGLIGAAPAIAYGGLMSVGVAYTLQVIAQRDAQPAHAAVILSLEAVFAALGGWLMLGEVLTVRAMIGCGLMLAGMVLSQLKP; encoded by the coding sequence TTGAATTCACGGACATTTCGCGCTGACATTCTGCTCTTCGTTACTGCCGCCATATGGGGACTCGCTTTTGTCGCCCAGTGCGTCGGCATGGAACATGTCGGCCCACTGACCTTTAACGGAATTCGCTTCGCTCTCGGTGCTCTCGCCTTGTTGCCACTCATTCTGTATCTGGAAAAATCCCGCCCGGACACTCAGGCCAAAACCGACACCAAGACCATGGTTATCGGGGGAGGCATACTCGGCCTGGTCCTGTTCTGCGGCGCATCACTCCAACAGGTCGGACTGGCTGGTCCGCAATTGGCGACGTTCGGTCTGGAGGCCTCTACAGCCGGGAAAGCCGGTTTTATCACTGGCCTCTACGTCGTCTTCGTGCCGATTTTCGGTCTTTTTCTGCTCCAGAAAACCGGATGGGGTACATGGATTGGTGCCGCCATGGCCGTTGTCGGCATGTATCTGCTTTCGGTCACCTCGGGACTATCCATCTCCTTCGGCGATCTGCTCATCCTGATTGGTGCGGTCTTCTGGGCAGCTCATGTCCTGATCATCGGCAAGCTGTCACCCGGTCTGAATGCGGTGGATGCCATCAAGCTCTCCACGGTCCAGTTCGCAGCCTGCGCCGTTCTCAGCCTCATCGGGGCCATAGCAACAGAAGAAATCACCATGACCGGCCTTATCGGAGCCGCTCCAGCCATTGCTTACGGCGGCCTCATGTCCGTGGGTGTCGCCTACACCTTGCAGGTCATTGCCCAGCGAGATGCCCAGCCGGCGCACGCAGCCGTCATTCTCAGCCTTGAGGCGGTTTTTGCCGCACTCGGCGGATGGCTCATGCTAGGTGAGGTTTTGACGGTTCGCGCCATGATCGGTTGCGGGTTGATGTTGGCGGGGATGGTGTTGAGTCAACTCAAACCTTAA
- a CDS encoding glycosyltransferase family 1 protein yields MKTCIFLPPVNKPTGGVTVLRQIADILHQAGREVCLVAREKGGWRPEGLANAAPVIEWSDLHLTKDNLWLVPEGWVNALAPGMEAGAYCVNYVQNWAYLFSALPEGVDWHNLPVEFLAVSEPVSQFIKQSTFKDSPIIRPGIDRSIFHPSDKKKTERITVAFMPRKNKALTQQIKAIFEHRVGSNTVNWLPIEGMDTHHVAEALRSAHIFLATGFPEGCPLPPLEAMACGCLPVGFTGFGGWDYMRQSQPIPRYTPWIELREVDWGGNGLWCADGDVLDAALCLEEAVTMIREDDLYMTAALESGQKTADAYSTDEQKLAVLTAWDAL; encoded by the coding sequence ATGAAAACATGTATTTTTCTTCCTCCGGTCAACAAACCGACTGGTGGCGTCACGGTTCTACGGCAGATTGCCGACATTCTCCATCAGGCTGGACGAGAAGTCTGTCTCGTAGCTCGTGAAAAAGGCGGTTGGAGACCTGAAGGTCTGGCCAATGCCGCACCTGTCATCGAATGGTCAGACCTGCACCTAACTAAAGATAACCTCTGGCTTGTTCCCGAAGGCTGGGTCAACGCCCTGGCCCCCGGCATGGAAGCAGGCGCGTATTGCGTCAACTACGTACAGAACTGGGCCTACCTGTTCTCCGCCCTGCCCGAAGGTGTCGACTGGCATAACCTGCCCGTGGAATTCCTGGCCGTGTCCGAGCCTGTCTCCCAGTTCATCAAGCAATCCACTTTCAAGGATTCGCCCATCATCCGACCGGGTATTGACCGCTCCATATTTCATCCATCAGACAAGAAAAAAACAGAACGCATCACCGTGGCCTTCATGCCGCGAAAAAACAAAGCCCTGACCCAGCAGATCAAGGCTATATTCGAACACCGCGTCGGATCGAACACCGTCAACTGGCTCCCTATCGAAGGCATGGATACCCATCATGTGGCAGAGGCATTGCGCTCCGCCCACATATTCCTCGCGACCGGCTTCCCCGAAGGCTGCCCGTTGCCGCCCCTTGAAGCCATGGCCTGCGGCTGTCTGCCTGTTGGCTTCACCGGCTTCGGCGGTTGGGACTACATGCGTCAGAGTCAACCTATACCCCGTTACACACCATGGATTGAACTGCGTGAAGTGGACTGGGGTGGAAACGGATTGTGGTGCGCTGACGGCGATGTCCTCGACGCCGCACTCTGTCTTGAAGAAGCTGTCACCATGATAAGAGAAGATGATCTTTACATGACGGCGGCTCTTGAATCAGGGCAGAAGACTGCCGACGCCTACAGCACCGACGAACAAAAACTCGCAGTCCTGACCGCTTGGGACGCACTCTAA